The following coding sequences are from one Candidatus Borkfalkia ceftriaxoniphila window:
- a CDS encoding hydantoinase/oxoprolinase family protein, with protein sequence MKIAIGVDTGGTYTDAVLYDFDEKKILAGAKALTTKEDLCIGIANALDALPQELFARVRMVSLSTTLATNACVENKGGNAKLIFFGGDKVILDRYGAQYGLPPSSEIWIPPCKTGLDGSIPQPPDWKKFEKEAPAFLKNAEGVGVIELYAMRNNAVIEKGAKERLQNLSDVPVTCGCELFNELNSLQRGAGTLLNAQLYPVIRDFIRAVEKVMKARGLAAPVVIMRSDGSLMSEQFARLHPVETLLCGPAASVMGGFGLTDEKNAVIVDMGGTTTDIAVVVDGIPVRAGDGVSIGKWRTYVNGLMIRTFGLGGDSAVRYRDRKLVLEEFRAIPLCVAAARWPQIRTRLQQLVDEGKIVHSHFRHEFYALAKEPDLARLNEEERALCRALKDGPLILEDAAAAMGKDLYTFRIPRLLKEGTVQVIGLTPTDVMHVRGDFERFDGSVSRMAADIVAGNLEIATEQLCERVYAEIRHKMYVNIVKIILQYQDGFYKNGKFGEESDHWIEECYRTALGQGRGVAQAGLKTNFKLVGIGAPVGLFLPEVARLLGTTAVIPEHAEVANVVGAVTGNVYAACTAEIRQKTGEGFIVYGNAETREFETLEDAEAFAAADAESAARAEAKMRGAAGEISVVTRSKYSTSATQYDDDEEKLFLGAVVTAEAIGSVGFTK encoded by the coding sequence ATGAAAATAGCGATCGGCGTAGATACGGGCGGAACGTATACCGACGCCGTACTCTACGATTTCGACGAAAAGAAAATTCTGGCGGGCGCCAAAGCGCTCACCACCAAAGAAGATCTGTGCATCGGCATCGCGAACGCGCTGGACGCGCTGCCTCAAGAACTCTTCGCGCGCGTGCGCATGGTCTCGCTGTCCACCACGCTCGCGACCAACGCCTGCGTGGAAAACAAGGGCGGCAACGCCAAATTGATATTTTTCGGAGGCGATAAGGTCATTTTGGACCGCTACGGCGCGCAGTACGGTCTGCCGCCCTCCTCCGAGATCTGGATACCGCCCTGCAAGACGGGGCTGGACGGCAGTATCCCGCAGCCGCCCGACTGGAAAAAATTCGAAAAAGAGGCGCCCGCTTTTTTGAAAAACGCCGAGGGCGTGGGCGTCATCGAACTGTACGCCATGCGCAACAACGCCGTCATCGAAAAGGGCGCGAAAGAGCGGCTGCAAAACCTTTCGGACGTTCCCGTCACCTGCGGCTGTGAACTGTTCAACGAACTCAACAGTTTGCAGCGCGGCGCGGGGACCCTTTTAAACGCGCAGTTGTATCCCGTCATCCGCGATTTTATCCGCGCCGTCGAAAAGGTGATGAAGGCGCGCGGGCTTGCCGCGCCCGTGGTCATCATGCGCAGCGACGGCAGCCTGATGAGCGAACAATTCGCCCGCCTGCATCCCGTGGAAACGCTGCTTTGCGGTCCCGCGGCGAGCGTGATGGGCGGGTTCGGGCTGACCGACGAGAAGAACGCAGTCATCGTGGACATGGGCGGCACCACTACGGATATTGCCGTCGTCGTGGACGGGATCCCCGTGCGCGCGGGCGACGGCGTTTCCATCGGCAAATGGCGCACCTACGTCAACGGGCTTATGATCCGTACGTTCGGTCTGGGCGGCGACAGCGCCGTGCGCTACCGCGACCGCAAACTCGTTTTGGAAGAGTTCCGCGCGATCCCGCTGTGCGTGGCGGCGGCGCGCTGGCCGCAGATCCGAACGCGCCTGCAACAACTTGTGGACGAGGGAAAGATCGTGCATTCGCATTTCCGTCACGAGTTTTACGCGCTCGCCAAAGAGCCCGATCTTGCACGCTTGAACGAGGAGGAACGCGCGCTTTGCCGCGCCCTCAAAGACGGGCCTCTTATTCTGGAAGACGCGGCGGCCGCGATGGGGAAAGATCTGTATACTTTCCGCATTCCCCGCCTGTTGAAGGAGGGGACCGTGCAGGTGATCGGACTGACGCCCACGGACGTGATGCACGTGCGCGGGGATTTCGAGCGGTTCGACGGTTCCGTTTCCCGCATGGCGGCGGATATCGTGGCGGGCAATCTGGAGATCGCGACCGAACAACTCTGCGAACGGGTATACGCGGAAATACGCCATAAGATGTACGTGAATATCGTCAAGATCATCCTGCAATACCAGGACGGCTTTTACAAAAACGGAAAGTTCGGCGAAGAGAGCGACCATTGGATTGAGGAATGCTACCGCACCGCGCTCGGCCAGGGACGCGGCGTGGCGCAGGCGGGGCTGAAAACGAATTTCAAACTCGTGGGCATCGGCGCGCCCGTCGGACTGTTTTTGCCCGAGGTCGCGCGACTTCTGGGCACGACAGCCGTGATACCCGAGCATGCCGAAGTCGCCAATGTGGTCGGCGCGGTCACGGGCAACGTCTACGCCGCCTGCACCGCGGAGATACGGCAGAAAACGGGCGAAGGCTTTATCGTGTACGGCAACGCCGAAACGCGGGAATTCGAAACGCTGGAAGATGCGGAGGCGTTCGCCGCCGCTGACGCGGAGAGCGCCGCCCGCGCCGAAGCGAAGATGCGCGGCGCGGCGGGCGAGATCTCCGTCGTCACCCGTTCCAAATACAGCACGTCCGCCACACAGTACGACGACGATGAGGAAAAGTTGTTTCTGGGCGCCGTCGTCACCGCCGAAGCGATCGGCTCGGTGGGGTTTACAAAATAA
- a CDS encoding carbohydrate ABC transporter permease, with translation MKIGHAASGLKQKFAGLGREIWKRKLAYLFIAPLIIGLLIFSYYPPVYGLTLSFFEKHSVGEMSFVGFRNYIDLFHDSVFLRSIPTMFAIMIPRLLIGIVVPLVMAELIFGVKSQKLQSLYRVLVLVPIVAPGVVGTLIWRNIFDPTSGLLTTVARLLGFMGPTQVIDWLGDPNWVVPSIIFMGFPWIGGTSVLIYMSGLMGISSEVLEASRLDGASVLVRIWKIDLPLLIGQIRYFLIFGLIGGFQDYSTQIVLTDGGPGYSTYVPGYYMYQQAFMHDNMGYASAIGSVMFVVIMVVSLFAFKFVSSKNIQGLDQESL, from the coding sequence ATGAAGATCGGTCATGCCGCGTCGGGCTTGAAACAAAAATTTGCGGGGCTGGGCAGAGAGATCTGGAAGAGAAAACTCGCTTATCTCTTTATCGCACCCCTCATTATCGGATTATTGATATTTTCCTATTACCCGCCCGTTTACGGGCTGACGCTCTCGTTTTTCGAAAAACACAGCGTCGGGGAAATGTCTTTCGTCGGATTCCGCAACTATATCGATCTGTTTCACGACTCCGTGTTTTTGCGCTCCATACCCACGATGTTCGCCATCATGATCCCGCGCCTTCTCATCGGCATTGTGGTGCCGCTCGTCATGGCGGAACTCATTTTCGGCGTGAAATCGCAGAAATTGCAGAGTTTGTACCGCGTGCTCGTATTGGTTCCCATCGTCGCGCCAGGCGTCGTCGGCACGCTTATCTGGAGAAATATTTTCGATCCCACGAGCGGGCTTCTGACCACGGTCGCGCGCCTTCTCGGGTTCATGGGCCCTACGCAGGTCATCGACTGGCTGGGCGATCCCAACTGGGTCGTGCCCTCCATCATCTTTATGGGCTTTCCCTGGATCGGCGGCACGAGCGTGCTCATCTATATGTCGGGGCTGATGGGGATCTCCAGCGAAGTTTTAGAGGCTTCCCGTCTTGACGGCGCGAGCGTGCTCGTGCGTATCTGGAAGATCGATCTGCCGCTACTCATCGGGCAGATACGTTATTTTCTCATCTTCGGGCTGATCGGCGGATTCCAGGATTACAGCACGCAGATCGTGTTGACCGACGGCGGGCCGGGTTACTCTACCTACGTGCCCGGATATTATATGTATCAGCAGGCCTTCATGCACGACAATATGGGCTACGCCTCGGCGATCGGCTCGGTCATGTTCGTCGTCATCATGGTCGTATCGCTGTTTGCGTTCAAATTCGTCAGCAGCAAGAATATACAGGGTCTTGACCAGGAGTCGTTGTAG
- a CDS encoding uroporphyrinogen decarboxylase family protein: MNSKQLVKNAIAGAGVDRIPVYLFNKDIEQSDIVSYCVETAESFHGDDPNRSEWGFLWERLDDTMGQPKEPVIKDWADLKNYRPPDGRDRSRLRSLPAFLEKYRDKYIVAGFGITGFGILTFLRGFENTLEDLYLERENLETLADMVFGYEEDVIRRLVETDIDAVAFYDDWGMQFSLMISPALWRDFFKPRYKRQFDIVHAAGKHVYFHSCGYVYDILEDLVEIGADVFNFNQPEVMGLEKLAKFRGRVCFNCPVDLQKIAINADRAAIETYTRRLVETLGTGSGGFIGYVEEYHSIGLSDENYGYMVDALRNYRP; this comes from the coding sequence ATGAACTCGAAACAACTGGTGAAAAACGCGATCGCGGGCGCGGGCGTCGACCGCATACCCGTATATCTGTTCAACAAGGATATCGAACAATCGGATATCGTTTCCTACTGCGTGGAAACGGCGGAAAGTTTTCACGGCGACGATCCGAACCGTTCGGAATGGGGCTTTTTATGGGAGCGGCTCGACGATACGATGGGGCAGCCCAAAGAACCCGTCATCAAAGACTGGGCGGATCTGAAAAATTATCGCCCGCCCGACGGCAGGGACCGTTCGCGCCTTCGGAGCCTTCCCGCCTTTTTGGAAAAATACAGAGATAAGTATATCGTTGCGGGGTTCGGCATCACGGGGTTCGGGATCCTGACCTTTTTGCGCGGATTCGAAAATACGCTGGAAGATCTGTATCTGGAACGCGAGAATCTGGAAACGCTCGCGGATATGGTGTTCGGATACGAGGAGGACGTCATCCGCCGTCTCGTCGAAACGGATATCGACGCGGTGGCGTTTTACGACGATTGGGGCATGCAGTTTTCGCTGATGATCAGCCCCGCGCTGTGGCGTGATTTTTTCAAGCCGCGCTACAAGCGCCAGTTCGACATCGTGCACGCAGCGGGCAAGCACGTTTATTTTCATAGTTGCGGCTATGTGTACGATATTTTGGAAGATCTCGTCGAGATCGGGGCGGACGTATTCAATTTCAACCAGCCCGAAGTGATGGGGCTGGAAAAATTGGCGAAATTCCGCGGCAGAGTGTGTTTCAACTGCCCCGTCGATTTGCAAAAGATTGCGATCAACGCCGACCGCGCGGCGATCGAGACGTACACGCGGCGGCTCGTCGAAACGTTGGGCACGGGATCGGGCGGGTTTATCGGCTACGTGGAAGAGTACCATTCCATCGGCCTTTCCGATGAAAATTACGGTTACATGGTCGACGCGCTGCGAAATTATCGGCCATGA
- a CDS encoding ABC transporter substrate-binding protein encodes MKDRKKIVAILLCFVFALALFVGCGGKKDDGKIELLVDMHGLMPTLNTEPTTENPTVILATRRIQEAFEKENPDIKIKWARSKPVGGLEAEVSQWFVTQIAGDNCPAIAFSWGTQYQDRDYYVDMTKYYNEPNEYVEGNEKWSDLFEDYLFETSTVRDIKGQLVGVPITLYAGPATGWYYNTDLISKTQIPKNWEQFVTLAKELNKDPEITAVAPWSYFKKISLDNWIMQYTIGPSIASYIMEQTDYNKDNVTSTVEQLRAMKAGLYNPVTQPYAKEVYVQAKRYFTELLREGWMSTDYTPQWNSGKVAMYEEGLWALYPQYNNTAREFDFGVFPAPLMDSSTTKYTTEIKYTEKGPYQPKGDMILNIMKPAVKDDPALEAAAVKFLKFLTVPENISMIVEEQGSSLGAVKGSTYNSVLDDWLDQSFPIVPETNWPLAFNSEQNDKLNRLFGEWVLGRHTDDKFFEQVNTIQQAGADAYIRDLNIDTSGWN; translated from the coding sequence ATGAAGGACAGAAAAAAGATCGTTGCAATATTGCTCTGTTTTGTTTTCGCTTTGGCGCTCTTTGTCGGGTGCGGCGGAAAGAAAGATGACGGAAAGATCGAACTATTGGTGGATATGCACGGACTGATGCCCACGCTGAATACCGAACCCACGACGGAAAATCCTACGGTGATTTTGGCGACGCGGCGTATTCAGGAGGCGTTCGAAAAGGAAAATCCCGATATCAAGATCAAATGGGCGCGTTCCAAGCCCGTGGGCGGGCTGGAAGCGGAAGTTTCGCAGTGGTTCGTCACGCAGATCGCGGGCGACAACTGTCCCGCCATCGCCTTTTCCTGGGGCACGCAGTATCAGGACCGCGACTATTACGTGGATATGACGAAATATTATAACGAACCCAACGAATACGTCGAGGGCAACGAAAAGTGGAGCGATCTCTTTGAGGATTATCTCTTCGAAACCTCCACCGTGCGCGACATCAAAGGGCAGTTGGTCGGCGTTCCCATCACGCTGTACGCGGGTCCCGCCACGGGCTGGTATTACAATACCGACCTCATTTCCAAGACGCAGATCCCCAAAAACTGGGAACAGTTCGTAACGCTTGCCAAGGAACTCAACAAGGACCCCGAGATCACGGCGGTCGCGCCCTGGTCGTATTTCAAGAAGATCTCGCTCGACAACTGGATCATGCAGTACACCATCGGGCCGAGCATCGCGAGTTATATCATGGAGCAGACCGACTACAACAAGGATAACGTGACTTCCACGGTCGAACAACTGCGCGCCATGAAGGCGGGGCTGTACAATCCCGTGACGCAGCCGTACGCAAAGGAAGTATACGTGCAGGCGAAGCGCTATTTTACCGAACTTCTCCGCGAGGGTTGGATGAGCACCGACTACACGCCCCAGTGGAATTCGGGCAAGGTCGCCATGTACGAAGAAGGGCTGTGGGCGCTGTATCCGCAGTACAACAACACCGCGCGCGAATTCGACTTCGGCGTATTCCCCGCGCCGCTCATGGATAGTTCGACGACGAAGTACACCACCGAGATCAAATACACCGAAAAGGGACCTTATCAGCCCAAAGGCGACATGATCCTCAATATCATGAAACCCGCGGTCAAGGACGATCCCGCATTAGAAGCCGCGGCGGTCAAATTCCTGAAATTCCTGACCGTTCCCGAAAATATCTCCATGATCGTGGAAGAGCAGGGGTCCAGTCTGGGCGCCGTCAAGGGATCCACTTACAACAGCGTTCTGGACGATTGGCTCGACCAGTCCTTTCCCATCGTGCCCGAAACCAACTGGCCGCTCGCTTTCAATTCCGAGCAGAACGACAAACTCAACCGCCTGTTCGGCGAATGGGTTTTGGGAAGGCACACCGACGATAAATTCTTCGAGCAGGTCAACACCATACAGCAGGCGGGCGCGGACGCTTACATCAGGGATCTGAACATCGATACTTCCGGCTGGAATTAA
- a CDS encoding AraC family transcriptional regulator, with product MKLPKFEYLYCYFHNKDTYVKPHYHNCYELTYFCDGNSVSDTNGESYKCFAGNFLIYPRNRPHNESHLSKVKVLCLGFTPAEADAKLQCDKLYSDHDKSVLKLLEQIQNETINKESDFYFMCSLLTGQLLLGLTRQNDAPYSQNSFSPVLRYINEQYTSDIDLGYLAKLSGYSYDHFRHAFKKKTGMSPLNYILQKKIDHAKLLLSNSTICIADIATTCGFANISQFSVTFKKLTGQSPSEYRKHAEPSPT from the coding sequence ATGAAACTTCCGAAATTCGAGTATCTTTACTGTTACTTCCACAATAAAGACACGTACGTGAAACCGCACTACCACAATTGTTACGAACTGACGTACTTTTGCGACGGGAACTCCGTATCCGACACCAACGGCGAGAGTTACAAGTGCTTTGCGGGCAATTTTCTCATCTACCCCCGTAACCGTCCCCACAACGAATCGCACTTGAGCAAAGTCAAAGTCCTGTGCCTCGGCTTTACGCCCGCCGAAGCGGACGCAAAACTGCAATGCGATAAACTGTACAGCGACCACGACAAATCGGTTTTAAAACTTCTGGAACAGATACAGAACGAAACGATCAACAAGGAATCCGACTTTTATTTCATGTGTTCGCTTTTGACGGGGCAACTTTTGCTCGGTTTGACGCGCCAGAACGACGCCCCCTATTCGCAGAACAGTTTTTCGCCCGTGCTGCGCTATATCAACGAGCAGTACACTTCGGACATCGATCTCGGATATCTTGCGAAACTTTCGGGGTATTCGTACGACCATTTCCGCCACGCGTTCAAAAAAAAGACGGGCATGAGCCCGCTCAACTATATATTGCAGAAAAAGATAGACCACGCGAAACTTTTGTTGAGCAATTCCACCATCTGTATCGCGGATATCGCCACCACCTGCGGATTCGCCAATATCTCGCAGTTTTCCGTGACCTTCAAAAAACTGACCGGACAAAGCCCCTCCGAATACCGCAAGCACGCGGAACCTTCCCCTACATAG
- a CDS encoding glycoside hydrolase 5 family protein → MKYGLSNQNGTLVFEGAPYFGMGVNFYNLFNSSFPKEEGDAFDVSVAFYGLKVLAENKIPYVRANLGGYYWHELPVYLGRKEEYRAAILKIAKEAERLGVGIIPSFFWLIQCVSDYYREPMRAWGDETSLTRRFMREYTADMTALLKDCQSIWGWEFGNEYNLGADLPNAAENRPPLYDGSPRDASDCITLTDIESAFGEFSEIVRENDPHDRMITSGNATLRASQYNMHAYGAWIQDTEEEHEKVTERFHPAYMDVVSEHIYFRKENYFGREMTLEEYLAYTTEMCASIKKPLLVGEFGHNDLTEPEPTEERKEAAYRYMAGCMVDFNVQASLLWNYDPLGGIEYSFTETSRKGQFLFALIRDCNEEYAKKTK, encoded by the coding sequence ATGAAATACGGTCTGTCAAATCAAAACGGAACGCTCGTTTTCGAGGGCGCGCCCTACTTCGGCATGGGCGTCAATTTTTACAATCTGTTCAACAGTTCGTTCCCGAAAGAAGAGGGGGACGCGTTCGACGTGTCCGTTGCCTTTTACGGGCTGAAAGTGCTGGCTGAAAACAAGATCCCCTATGTGCGCGCAAATCTGGGCGGCTATTACTGGCACGAACTGCCCGTCTATCTCGGACGCAAAGAGGAATACCGCGCCGCGATCCTGAAAATCGCAAAAGAGGCGGAGCGGCTGGGCGTGGGGATCATTCCCAGTTTTTTCTGGCTCATTCAATGCGTGAGCGATTATTACCGCGAGCCCATGCGCGCCTGGGGTGACGAAACAAGTCTTACGCGGCGTTTCATGCGGGAATACACCGCCGACATGACCGCGCTTTTAAAGGACTGTCAAAGCATATGGGGATGGGAATTCGGCAACGAATACAACCTCGGCGCGGACCTTCCCAACGCGGCGGAAAACCGCCCGCCGCTATACGACGGCAGTCCGCGCGACGCGTCCGACTGCATCACTTTGACGGATATCGAGAGCGCGTTCGGCGAGTTTTCCGAGATCGTGCGCGAAAACGATCCGCACGATCGCATGATCACCAGCGGCAACGCCACGCTGCGAGCGTCCCAGTACAATATGCACGCCTACGGCGCCTGGATACAGGATACCGAAGAAGAGCACGAAAAGGTCACCGAGAGGTTTCATCCCGCATATATGGACGTCGTCAGCGAACACATTTATTTTCGGAAAGAAAATTATTTCGGTAGGGAAATGACGCTCGAAGAATATCTCGCGTATACGACGGAAATGTGCGCGTCGATCAAAAAGCCTCTCCTTGTCGGAGAATTCGGTCACAACGATCTCACCGAACCCGAGCCTACGGAGGAAAGAAAAGAGGCGGCGTACCGCTACATGGCGGGCTGCATGGTGGATTTCAACGTGCAGGCGAGCCTTCTTTGGAATTACGACCCGCTCGGCGGCATCGAATACAGTTTCACCGAAACGAGCCGCAAGGGGCAGTTTCTCTTCGCGCTGATACGCGATTGCAACGAAGAATACGCGAAAAAGACGAAATAA
- a CDS encoding nucleoside hydrolase, with protein MKERIPVIIDTDLGDDIDDAFALCLAMQSPELEILGVTTVHRCAAYRAKMAKSLLNAGGFCEVPVYAGESKPLVRESVHGRPLDYGEKPHSYAEEYDATEYDGDDAVSFIVGTLEKSDRKITLVTLGALTNIALVLQKRPDLFGKIEKLCIMGGAFSMNLGEYNFSCDPDAAAIVMDSGLPILCVGVDITFQCKLSGELLNEVQTHPHPCLQMLNRMRKKWGTDVYLHDPLALTCAFDESFVTFRPMVCAVEREAKFANGYVVNLSDFNWRHDVSSSKLLVGTGVDADAFTREYVRRVTRFPKT; from the coding sequence ATGAAAGAAAGAATACCTGTTATCATTGATACTGATCTGGGCGACGATATCGACGACGCGTTCGCGCTGTGCCTCGCCATGCAGTCGCCCGAACTGGAAATTTTGGGCGTCACCACGGTGCACCGCTGCGCCGCCTACCGCGCGAAAATGGCAAAGTCGCTCCTGAACGCGGGCGGGTTCTGCGAAGTGCCCGTGTACGCGGGCGAATCGAAGCCGCTCGTGCGCGAGAGCGTGCACGGCCGCCCGCTCGATTACGGCGAAAAGCCGCACTCGTACGCGGAAGAATACGATGCGACCGAATATGACGGCGACGACGCGGTCTCCTTTATCGTCGGTACGCTGGAAAAGAGCGACAGAAAGATCACGCTCGTGACCCTCGGCGCGCTGACGAACATCGCGCTCGTTTTGCAAAAGCGCCCCGACCTGTTCGGAAAGATCGAAAAGTTGTGCATCATGGGCGGCGCATTTTCCATGAATCTCGGCGAATACAACTTTTCCTGCGATCCCGACGCCGCCGCGATCGTGATGGACAGCGGTCTGCCCATACTCTGCGTGGGGGTGGACATCACCTTTCAGTGCAAACTGAGCGGAGAACTTTTAAACGAGGTGCAGACGCACCCGCACCCCTGCCTGCAAATGCTCAACCGTATGCGCAAAAAGTGGGGGACGGACGTATATTTGCACGATCCGCTCGCGCTCACGTGCGCGTTCGACGAATCGTTCGTTACGTTCCGCCCCATGGTCTGCGCGGTCGAGCGGGAGGCGAAATTCGCCAACGGTTACGTCGTGAACCTGTCCGATTTCAACTGGCGGCACGACGTGAGCAGCAGTAAACTTCTCGTCGGTACGGGTGTGGACGCGGATGCGTTCACGCGCGAATACGTGCGCCGCGTGACGAGGTTTCCGAAAACATAA
- a CDS encoding ROK family protein — protein sequence MTKNNIKSGQLVKEQHLNTLLRHLILDDCTTRIGLAKKTGLTKMTVTNLVNELIQNKLICETGTQESKDSLPGRRPIYLVVHPEAPHIIDVTIGRDFLSVSRVDMKLNIIIQQKIKLSGENLQSFLHKIESELEYVIRYKPNDILGIGVVTPGPVDAENGLIINPPNFFGINNFNVCRYLKDKFKIPTYIQKDGNACALAEQMYGKGKNIGDFIYFLATQGVGVGIITNHRLLNGRRSSGAEIGHTCIDPNGELCYCGNRGCLETFINQNAVLAKFNAAFGKDFTDFSQLLAFCDADAEGEKLLFRSLDHLIIGLINAVNILDCEAIIIGGVYAQLSDKYFAYIESEINNRILLSGYKRVQLMRASIASAQQALGGACTVLYHYLKL from the coding sequence ATGACAAAAAACAATATCAAAAGCGGACAACTTGTCAAAGAACAGCATTTGAATACATTACTCAGACACTTGATCTTGGATGACTGCACCACCCGCATCGGCCTTGCCAAAAAGACGGGACTGACGAAAATGACGGTCACCAATCTCGTCAACGAACTGATCCAGAACAAATTGATCTGCGAAACGGGCACGCAGGAATCCAAGGACAGCCTGCCGGGACGAAGGCCCATCTATCTCGTCGTGCACCCCGAGGCGCCGCATATCATCGACGTGACCATCGGCCGCGATTTTTTAAGCGTTTCGCGCGTGGACATGAAACTGAATATCATCATCCAGCAAAAAATCAAACTCAGCGGCGAAAATCTGCAATCGTTTTTGCATAAGATCGAATCGGAACTGGAATACGTCATACGCTACAAGCCCAACGACATTCTCGGGATCGGCGTGGTGACGCCGGGGCCCGTGGACGCCGAAAACGGGCTGATCATCAACCCGCCCAATTTTTTCGGGATCAATAATTTCAACGTATGCCGCTACCTCAAAGATAAATTCAAGATCCCCACCTATATCCAGAAAGACGGCAACGCCTGCGCGCTGGCGGAGCAGATGTACGGCAAGGGAAAAAATATCGGCGATTTCATCTATTTTCTCGCCACGCAGGGCGTGGGCGTCGGGATCATCACCAACCACCGCCTCTTGAACGGCAGGCGGTCGAGCGGCGCGGAGATCGGGCATACCTGTATCGACCCGAACGGCGAACTCTGTTACTGCGGTAACCGCGGCTGTCTGGAAACGTTTATCAACCAGAACGCGGTGCTCGCGAAGTTCAACGCCGCTTTCGGCAAAGATTTTACCGACTTTTCGCAACTGCTCGCATTCTGCGATGCCGACGCGGAAGGCGAAAAACTGCTGTTCCGCAGTCTGGATCATCTGATCATCGGTCTCATCAACGCGGTGAATATTCTGGACTGCGAGGCGATCATCATCGGCGGCGTGTACGCGCAACTCAGCGACAAATATTTCGCCTATATCGAATCGGAGATCAACAACCGCATTTTGCTGTCGGGATACAAGCGCGTGCAACTGATGCGCGCCTCCATCGCCTCGGCGCAGCAGGCGCTCGGCGGCGCGTGCACCGTGCTCTATCACTATCTCAAACTGTAA
- a CDS encoding carbohydrate ABC transporter permease — MENIEKSRRKKFPVAQTVLHVVLVFLLFIMLYPLAMALWNAFKSDIAYDYTRWYPTLPLRIRNVSTAFDMTSKYMLNTVVVGVAGTAGMLAISSLASFAFAKMKFPGRSFFLSMVLALMMVPGVLTLVPSYILYKTLGLHDNLMALILPIWTGGCIFAVFLLTTFFSGLPKDLFEAAQIDGASLFRCYYAIALPLSMPILGTITIMQIVNVWNDYIWPQLVLSEEKFTVSAGLLLTFKSEYTSNMPVMFAGYLVASSPLILLFIFANKFYIQGLVGAAIKM, encoded by the coding sequence GTGGAAAATATCGAAAAATCAAGGCGTAAAAAGTTTCCCGTAGCGCAGACGGTCTTACACGTCGTGCTCGTCTTTTTACTGTTTATCATGCTGTATCCGCTGGCAATGGCGCTCTGGAACGCGTTCAAATCGGACATCGCCTACGACTATACCCGCTGGTATCCCACGCTGCCGCTGCGCATACGGAACGTTTCCACCGCGTTCGACATGACTTCCAAATATATGCTCAATACGGTGGTCGTCGGCGTGGCGGGCACGGCGGGCATGCTCGCCATCTCGTCGCTCGCGTCCTTCGCCTTTGCGAAAATGAAATTCCCAGGGCGTTCGTTCTTTTTATCCATGGTTCTGGCGCTGATGATGGTGCCCGGCGTTCTCACGCTCGTGCCCAGTTACATTCTGTACAAGACGCTGGGGCTCCACGACAATCTGATGGCGCTCATTCTGCCCATCTGGACGGGCGGCTGTATCTTTGCGGTGTTTTTGCTCACGACTTTCTTTTCGGGGCTCCCGAAAGATCTGTTCGAGGCTGCGCAGATCGACGGCGCGTCGCTGTTCCGCTGCTATTACGCCATCGCGCTCCCTTTGAGCATGCCCATTTTAGGCACGATCACGATCATGCAGATCGTCAACGTGTGGAACGACTATATCTGGCCGCAACTCGTTTTGTCCGAGGAAAAATTCACCGTTTCGGCGGGGCTGCTGCTCACGTTCAAGAGCGAATACACGTCCAATATGCCCGTCATGTTCGCGGGATATCTGGTGGCATCTTCACCTTTGATCTTATTGTTTATTTTCGCAAATAAATTCTATATTCAGGGACTTGTCGGCGCCGCGATTAAAATGTAA